The Elaeis guineensis isolate ETL-2024a chromosome 11, EG11, whole genome shotgun sequence genomic interval TCAGAAGCAAGACTTAAGGCTATGGCTTCTGCACCGAAGTGTTTCCTGGCAGCTGCTGCAAAGAGCTGGACCCAACAGCTGCTGTGGCAGTAACCCCTGTTGAATTATACAAGCACCGTTACTGACCTGCATGGCAGCATAAGAGAGAAGAAATGAAATGTTATATAGGCCTCACGGCGAGAGCTTACCGGTGGTCGGCGTCATGGAGGGATGCATGGAGAGGATCCCAGCCCTGTATTGCTGCGGCAAGTAAGGGTATTGCAGCGTCTGTGGATAATGCAGCCCATATCCTCCACTCTGTGCCTGGCTTTCCTGCGAAAATTGAGCATAAAATGGGTAGAAGTTTTGGAAGTCCCCTGGACCGGCAGCCGAATAGTATGGAGAGAACTGGTGGTGCTGCCTTCCGCTGCTGCTGTATAAACTGTAGTAGCTCTGCACCAATGCCATGAAAATTAGCCATTGTCATGAACTGAGGATCCTCCATTCTCCTGTCATAGTTTTGTTTAGGTTCTTCTCATAATTAATACTAACCATTGGATATATGCGTTCTTGTGAGTGTCCTCCAGAGTATCTGCTACAAAAAGAGGACAGATGAACCGAGGAAGAAGGATATCATCACTGCATATACTAactgataaaaaaataaagcaaGCTTCTAATATTGGAAAAAATGAAAGGAGAACAGAAGGCAAAATTTCTTTACCCATAAACAGAATAAGGGTAGGCATATTGGGCAGGATGATGGAAGTAAGAGGTGGTGGCAGCTGTTCCATGATACATAGAAGCAATGCTGGGCCCAACCACAGGTCTAACCGCCCTGCCATCCCTGCATTTAGAACTTACATCATTAGATTTCCTTTGGATGAGAAAGAGATATTAATAGATGGTTTGGGACTATGAAAGGGGGACCATGCTGTGGGTTCGATGGCCGGGTTCGGTGAGCAGTGCCGAACGATGCCAGGTTGCAGTTAGCCCGCCTTCCGTCGATCACCGGCGATGGATCCTGGCATGCTCTCATTGCTGAATCAGGATCTTTAAAAGTCACCTGATATAGGAGCCTAGAGAGAATTAGAAGAGATATTGCATAGTTTTTTTACATCACAACGGAAGAGAGGGACATACGAAGCCGTAGCCTTTGGAACGGCCGGTGTTCTTATCGGTGATGACGACGGCCTCGAGGATCTCGCCAAACTGCTCGAAGTAACGGTGCATGGTGTCGCGCTGGGTCTCCCAGGCGAGGCCTCCCACGAAGATCTTCGTGTAGGTGGTGTCGCTGCTGCCGCCGCCGACGCCGCCACCCATCTGGAACTGTCGTGGCTGCGCCGCCATCACCAACGACGACAAGagaggaatagaggaggaataGCTCACAGATTATttgtccctccctctctctccccgtCTATCTTTATATTTTCACAGACCAGAAAAGATCTCCAACCTGCCCTTTGGATTCTCAGATAGTGATAGCGGTGGCACGGAGATCATCACAGGCCAGAGGAATAGAGGAAGGAACTGGGAAAAGAAAGGgaagctagagagagagagagagagagaggaaaagaaagggaGGAGAGGAAGGGAAAATGGTAGAACCGGAAGTGGCGGTGCCCGCGACAAGGAGGACAGGTCGGCGTCCAATGGAAGAGTCTATAAAATAATGGAGAGGTTTTGGGGAAGGAGGGGGCTTTGATTTCTGCTTCGCTGGCTCCAACCTTTACAGTTATGAGAGGCACATAATACTGTGTTTGGTGTTGATATTTCTTTGGATCCTTGATATggttcaaattaaaaatattaccaTCTCTTTTATTTTAATGAAAGAATTTGGTGCATTACATCAATCATATTCTCTTATTTCTAGGAATCTCATTCATCAGGTATTCATTTCGTTGCATTATTGTAGAAACGAATGGCTGTAAATGATGCAGTGTGCCACCTGTGATCGAGGATATAATTTCTCACTGCTCTAAACCATGTTTTAATAAAACGAAATTTTGCCGTCAACCTTATTTTTCTGGAGGAGGAAGTGGGGATGAGTTGGGATGCATGCCTGGACTGTCTGTTTGCAGTGTCCTCCATCATAGCCCCAATGTATTCACTGCTAACTTCTGGCCTTATGGACTAAAAAGTGCAGAGGGACCAGGACTACGGACATTGTGCTCCCCTTCCAAAGATACAGAAAGGAACGAGAGAGGTATTAGCAAGGGACTGACTAAATTAATTATCTGGATGAGAAGTGTTGCTGTTTTGGTGGTTTGAAAAATAGGGAAAAGGAAAAAGGGTAGTACCGAGTTCCGGAAGTAACGGCGTTTCTTATGGACATGGTATGGATTTTAATTGGGAGAAGCGTAACCATGGTCAATGGGTACAATGTTTTGTTCCTAGTTCCCTTTGGCACCAGTATTAGAAAAGTAACCTGGAACTGAATCATGGCTGTCGCTAGCATGCTTTGTCAAAGCGCTCCCTCTCTCTATTTATCTGTTCTTTCTGGTAGGAAATCTTTACTGTGTACCTGGTAAAGGAACGGGAGGGAAGGCTCTTCAGAATTCAGCAAAAAATTCTATAAGAATCAGAAAAGAAATTCTTCGTGCTACAGATGTCACATCATTCATAAATTCAAACCACATCATCTGATtagacaggaaataaagattaaaAACGGGCAATCCATACTCTAGAATGATcgtaaaataatttcaatttgaTATTGAATCACGAGCCGTCTAATATGAAGATCGcatttgaatccaaaattttcgGAGTtattagaaatttattttatttaatacttcTTCTTATGACAATCCGATCCACTATTATACTGAAAGCTGACTGTCACACCTCGAATCTAATATCTGGATTGGATATGTGATGGCCATATActtcttagagcaagccctaaagaatatgcaaagccaaaataaatcattacaatcttaacatccataataattaatttcaataataatttgtaAAACtttacataattataaattaaatttcttcaattctctgatcagctactatgacactctatctatccatctgctcacccataaatctaagccatagccaatcatgaacgtcctgtatctctgagaagaaaagaaagatgaaaggatgtgagcttcacaacccagtaagaattttcatatcacactgatatagtaatataatctgaaaataaggataagcagtaagatataaaatctcatgttcaatatttagaataatgcaaacattcataaattttctgtcttgtcaaaatagatgcatcatcatatattaacaggtgaaacacttttgttcaataattgtttcatgtcttatctttcatttctcctttcataatcacatgatttttaacattttctttctggctctggactatctgagtctatacctcaatcatcatccggatcgaatccacttaaaaagtctttcaagactgtcccaagatgagctcctgaccggctgtcccacgtacgaaagcccgtgagaggctatcccaagcataagctcctggcgggctgtcccaggcgtCAGCTCCTGAccagctgatccacctgtaagccagtgggagttatcccaggcataagctcctagcgggctgttccaggcataagcttctggccggctgttccacatgacaaggctagtccataccatatatctctttcttttcatttaatcattatgtgttgatttcatcaaatcaattctgtcttgcattatgatcaattcaaatatgtcatatccatataatcatgccatcaatctctgatacatatatattgacataacatacacatgctcaaaatcaaataacagtatctcagatataataaattcatcgatctcaaatccgatgataCAAaatcaacgatgcaagaccaacagtaaaatagcatatatataatagtgatcatgtacagggattcttacctttaccggtgactgatccaagcacagaaatcaatgttcttctttaatttataaatttctttaacaaaatattccacttgatatcatatgcagacaatcatctcttcataaccctgatcaatataaaaatcacatatagagaaattatcgataattgatcctaatacacaaatcgaggatctctcttaggattaatcaaaattaagatttgtctatgtatcaggatcctccactgatccataagacttctagagagagaaaattcatgaagagagaaaaatttagagagagaaagtagagagagaaagtggagagagaatcttcgtatccttctgatgaggcaatcatggtcgagaccatcagaggtcctatcaggatgactcaatatgaatcaagtgttacaaattacgaatatgatcggactgggatcagatctactgcacgaatttcggagcaatctcaattcatcatatttttatttcaaatatatcctagggtctgtgatgcaatcagagagaaggtaaaaagattctagagagataaaatccataaaaagagagaaagatctagagagagaaaatagagagagaatctagagagagaaattggagagagaagatagagagaggagagagaaaaaatttttctctcttcttcttctttttattttattctatttttatcattatctttctctttttctttttttttcttttttttctttttcttttctttttttcttttcttctttttcttttcttttcttttcttttcttcttcttcttctttcttcttcttttcttttctttccgcggcctcccttggctgaaacaggggaagaccgtgaggtcccccccctcggtggctcaagCTCCGACGGGGtggcggcttggccggagatccgacaatggccgacgatggggttcggccgacgGTGGCCAGCAGCGGACGGCCGGCAGCGAAGAGGAGAACGACGGCAAAATCAAgggaaaatttagaaaaatagggGATTTCTTTTGCGACTGATTTTTGACAAAGTCGGTGGCCGGCGTCGAGGccttgggccaggggagaaagggaagagggagagaaagaaggggaggggcttacctcgagctccggcagtcTCTGTTTCTAATTTTCAGTGAGCATGGGTCTAAGAAAATCGGTAaaacgagaaagaaagagggaggaagaagagaggaggccggGCTTTGGGATCCTTTGGAGGGAGGGGAGAAGGGGATTTATGGATGGGATCTAGGGCtcctagagtcccaatcccattTTGATTCAAAGAGGGGAGACGGACTCTATTAGGagtcctcttcctttctcttctttttttttatttttttttttaatctgggttattacattcttccctccttaaaaataattttgtcctcgaaatttaagttatgtcgttcgagatacatatttcaaaatatacattcttcatatcattcttaagcttacgataatgtcttatatattatttatttctcatgatcttgttataacaaaaattatttaaaattttaaattcatctcctcttattgatttctcaactttttgaagaactgtaacattttggacttgtattaatataccaccgttatttgtctaatacattccactcgaaattcataattatctcagactacccttgatagaaaaataaagaaaggttgaacattggacactcttcacgattatcgatttctttcttctcttgaccttccaataaatttttatatgtagactctcatcttaagaaaacctcaatcttctatatcagtccaagtaacaatattaaattttaaaaatatgagatctatgttaggactttctaagtttgaactaatatcagaactatcaagctgtaatttgagatatctaaaattttttggcattatctacaatgaaacaacctactaacaaaaattatccgactatgatcagattaaaatcattctttatttacaactaatgtattccataatatcttcgaaatcaaagaattaatatttttaatcaatttaaaccaccatgcttttgctgcgtactctgattttaattcatcaaattatataagtctatcaaagataaaaatatccttatatgttagatcaatccaagatagatctaaccttcaaatttcatataagacttagggcaaaattttaagtttctttatcttcactaccttcgggtatagcatataaaaattaaatcttgatccactttttatgtttgaaattattgtataagtttcatcactcttcaagaattcaacatgtctagaattaattggagttaatcttagatttaccttacaattatttagataatttttaaatcaatcttcttttttaaaagaattaattctaacttgacaaactagaagaactcaagccaacatccttaagtagaatcaacttgattatttcttataaagctcctttcatcacaacccttaatattaatcaataaatccatacaaaatcttgttatCCAtagaaaatcttgtcccttgtataagtcattcaaaatttaacactagcaagatgtcttagttcaatttaaaaaaaaaatccaaacttgtcttgaataattaatacacctcaccatcttcaacaatcacagaaaaaattaaaaaaaattaatccacagatagtaatacgaattgttaaagatttcatcataacctgtatatcatactctgacaaaataaattttcttctttaatttaacaacaatatcaaaatacttttgatccacttagaaaaataaatttgaaatttgaaattcaatacaATTTGAAATACAAGAaattatattcagaatatgatattttgagtgacCAAAGAtttttaccaagatgtgtatctcgtattctcataataaaatttaagtatatatatatatatatatatatatatatatatatatatatatatatattcatctaAATTAAGTTTATATGAtctcttatagattcaatgttcaaaaatatttctctctcatatgatgtaatttcttcttagaccataccctaattaactttctttaataagtccaaaattcataatgctcagacaattatcatcaaaattaaaaaaaattatcatgatcttcaatcatataagttttacattccaaaatcctctagtatactcaacatatcttatcaataccttgcactttattccaaggtcaactcttttcatacttaggtcaatcttactaattgaaatctaagatataactcatcaattttattatagataacatatgccacttatgtataaatttcatcttaatatctattgattcaaaatctaaatattgaatcttttctatcatgttcctcatgatcataatctaaattcagatatcactaaaattataattctgaataattataaccttaaactcaaataccgcttaaatcatattttctgatgatcataacctaaactataatatcattctattacatccttaatgattataaccttaaattctgatattatctatcatactctattgattttaatcccaaaattttgatatcacttatatgacaatccctagtgacctcaaacgtggattctagtactgttctgtcatatcctaatcac includes:
- the LOC105033100 gene encoding LOW QUALITY PROTEIN: uncharacterized protein (The sequence of the model RefSeq protein was modified relative to this genomic sequence to represent the inferred CDS: inserted 1 base in 1 codon), with translation MAAQPRQFQMGGGVGGGSSDTTYTKIFVGGLAWETQRDTMHRYFEQFGEILEAVVITDKNTGRSKGYGFVTFKDPDSAMRACQDPSPVIDGRRANCNLASFGTAHRTRPSNPQHGMAGRXRPVVGPSIASMYHGTAATTSYFHHPAQYAYPYSVYGYSGGHSQERIYPMSYYSLYSSSGRQHHQFSPYYSAAGPGDFQNFYPFYAQFSQESQAQSGGYGLHYPQTLQYPYLPQQYRAGILSMHPSMTPTTGVTATAAVGSSSLQQLPGNTSVQKP